In a single window of the Pseudorca crassidens isolate mPseCra1 chromosome 9, mPseCra1.hap1, whole genome shotgun sequence genome:
- the BRMS1 gene encoding breast cancer metastasis-suppressor 1 isoform X4 → MTHAEAWTGSRLRKKGSLGASGSPAAVDSTGCLRHLSGSLGREAGGPTPRGAQMPVQPPSKDTEEMEAEGDSAAEMNGEEEESEEERSGSQTESEEESSEMDDEGYERRRSECVSEMLDLEKQFSELKEKLFRERLSQLRVRLEEVGAERAPEYTEPLGGLQRSLKIRIQVAGIYKGFCLDVIRNKYECELQGAKQHLESEKLLLYDTLQGELQERIQRLEEDRQSLDISSGPYIVYMLQEIDILEDWTAIKKARAAVSPQKRKSDAQPPGKEPRGRQGLCQISDLRESGRSGCEGIVGATVGDLDPAVHSQGALGAAGSKPSI, encoded by the exons ATGACGCATGCGGAAGCGTGGACAGGCTCTCGCCTCAGGAAAAAAGGCTCTCTCGGCGCTTCTGGGAGCCCCGCGGCGGTGGACAGTACCGGCTGCCTCCGGCACCTCTCAGGGAGTCTCGGACGTGAGGCCGGAGGCCCCACTCCCCGCGG AGCCCAGATGCCCGTCCAGCCTCCAAGCAAAgacacagaggagatggaagcagAGGGCGACTCAGCCGCCGAGATgaatggggaggaggaagagagcgaGGAGGAACGGAGCGGCAGCCAGACCGAGTCCGAGGAGGAGAGCTCAG AGATGGACGATGAGGGCTACGAGCGCCGCCGCAGCGAGTGCGTCAGTGAAATGCTGGACCTGGAGAAGCAGTTCTCGGAGCTGAAGGAGAA GTTGTTCAGGGAACGGCTGAGTCAGCTGCGGGTGCggctggaggaggtgggagctgAGAGGGCGCCCGAATACACAGAGCCTCTCGGGGGCCTGCAGCGGAGCCTCAAGATCCGCATTCAGGTGGCAG ggATTTACAAGGGCTTCTGTCTGGACGTGATCAGGAACAAGTACGAGTGTGAGCTGCAGGGAGCCAAGCAGCACCTGGAG AGTGAGAAGCTGCTGCTCTACGACACCCTGCAGGGGGAGCTGCAGGAGCGGATCCAGAGGCTGGAGGAGGACCGCCAGAGCCTGGACATCAGCTCTG GCCCTTACATCGTGTACATGCTGCAGGAGATCGACATCCTGGAGGACTGGACAGCCATCAAAAAG GCAAGAGCAGCCGTGTCCCCTCAGAAGAGAAAATCAGATG cccagcctccaggAAAGGAGCCCAGAGGGAGGCAGGGACTGTGTCAGATCAGTGACCTGAGAGAGTCAGGACGGTCTGGGTGTGAGGGCATTGTGGGAGCTACGGTGGGG GACCTTGACCCTGCTGTTCACAGCCAGGGGGCCCTTGGAGCAGCTGGCAGCAAACCCAGCATTTGA
- the BRMS1 gene encoding breast cancer metastasis-suppressor 1 isoform X1: MTHAEAWTGSRLRKKGSLGASGSPAAVDSTGCLRHLSGSLGREAGGPTPRGAQMPVQPPSKDTEEMEAEGDSAAEMNGEEEESEEERSGSQTESEEESSEMDDEGYERRRSECVSEMLDLEKQFSELKEKLFRERLSQLRVRLEEVGAERAPEYTEPLGGLQRSLKIRIQVAGIYKGFCLDVIRNKYECELQGAKQHLESEKLLLYDTLQGELQERIQRLEEDRQSLDISSEWWDDKLHARGSSKTWGSVQPSKRKKAPLVSGPYIVYMLQEIDILEDWTAIKKARAAVSPQKRKSDAQPPGKEPRGRQGLCQISDLRESGRSGCEGIVGATVGDLDPAVHSQGALGAAGSKPSI; encoded by the exons ATGACGCATGCGGAAGCGTGGACAGGCTCTCGCCTCAGGAAAAAAGGCTCTCTCGGCGCTTCTGGGAGCCCCGCGGCGGTGGACAGTACCGGCTGCCTCCGGCACCTCTCAGGGAGTCTCGGACGTGAGGCCGGAGGCCCCACTCCCCGCGG AGCCCAGATGCCCGTCCAGCCTCCAAGCAAAgacacagaggagatggaagcagAGGGCGACTCAGCCGCCGAGATgaatggggaggaggaagagagcgaGGAGGAACGGAGCGGCAGCCAGACCGAGTCCGAGGAGGAGAGCTCAG AGATGGACGATGAGGGCTACGAGCGCCGCCGCAGCGAGTGCGTCAGTGAAATGCTGGACCTGGAGAAGCAGTTCTCGGAGCTGAAGGAGAA GTTGTTCAGGGAACGGCTGAGTCAGCTGCGGGTGCggctggaggaggtgggagctgAGAGGGCGCCCGAATACACAGAGCCTCTCGGGGGCCTGCAGCGGAGCCTCAAGATCCGCATTCAGGTGGCAG ggATTTACAAGGGCTTCTGTCTGGACGTGATCAGGAACAAGTACGAGTGTGAGCTGCAGGGAGCCAAGCAGCACCTGGAG AGTGAGAAGCTGCTGCTCTACGACACCCTGCAGGGGGAGCTGCAGGAGCGGATCCAGAGGCTGGAGGAGGACCGCCAGAGCCTGGACATCAGCTCTG AGTGGTGGGATGACAAACTGCACGCCAGAGGCAGCTCGAAGACCTGGGGCTCCGTGCAGCCCAGCAAGAGGAAGAAGGCCCCTCTTGTTTCCG GCCCTTACATCGTGTACATGCTGCAGGAGATCGACATCCTGGAGGACTGGACAGCCATCAAAAAG GCAAGAGCAGCCGTGTCCCCTCAGAAGAGAAAATCAGATG cccagcctccaggAAAGGAGCCCAGAGGGAGGCAGGGACTGTGTCAGATCAGTGACCTGAGAGAGTCAGGACGGTCTGGGTGTGAGGGCATTGTGGGAGCTACGGTGGGG GACCTTGACCCTGCTGTTCACAGCCAGGGGGCCCTTGGAGCAGCTGGCAGCAAACCCAGCATTTGA
- the BRMS1 gene encoding breast cancer metastasis-suppressor 1 isoform X2 yields the protein MTHAEAWTGSRLRKKGSLGASGSPAAVDSTGCLRHLSGSLGREAGGPTPRGAQMPVQPPSKDTEEMEAEGDSAAEMNGEEEESEEERSGSQTESEEESSEMDDEGYERRRSECVSEMLDLEKQFSELKEKERLSQLRVRLEEVGAERAPEYTEPLGGLQRSLKIRIQVAGIYKGFCLDVIRNKYECELQGAKQHLESEKLLLYDTLQGELQERIQRLEEDRQSLDISSEWWDDKLHARGSSKTWGSVQPSKRKKAPLVSGPYIVYMLQEIDILEDWTAIKKARAAVSPQKRKSDAQPPGKEPRGRQGLCQISDLRESGRSGCEGIVGATVGDLDPAVHSQGALGAAGSKPSI from the exons ATGACGCATGCGGAAGCGTGGACAGGCTCTCGCCTCAGGAAAAAAGGCTCTCTCGGCGCTTCTGGGAGCCCCGCGGCGGTGGACAGTACCGGCTGCCTCCGGCACCTCTCAGGGAGTCTCGGACGTGAGGCCGGAGGCCCCACTCCCCGCGG AGCCCAGATGCCCGTCCAGCCTCCAAGCAAAgacacagaggagatggaagcagAGGGCGACTCAGCCGCCGAGATgaatggggaggaggaagagagcgaGGAGGAACGGAGCGGCAGCCAGACCGAGTCCGAGGAGGAGAGCTCAG AGATGGACGATGAGGGCTACGAGCGCCGCCGCAGCGAGTGCGTCAGTGAAATGCTGGACCTGGAGAAGCAGTTCTCGGAGCTGAAGGAGAA GGAACGGCTGAGTCAGCTGCGGGTGCggctggaggaggtgggagctgAGAGGGCGCCCGAATACACAGAGCCTCTCGGGGGCCTGCAGCGGAGCCTCAAGATCCGCATTCAGGTGGCAG ggATTTACAAGGGCTTCTGTCTGGACGTGATCAGGAACAAGTACGAGTGTGAGCTGCAGGGAGCCAAGCAGCACCTGGAG AGTGAGAAGCTGCTGCTCTACGACACCCTGCAGGGGGAGCTGCAGGAGCGGATCCAGAGGCTGGAGGAGGACCGCCAGAGCCTGGACATCAGCTCTG AGTGGTGGGATGACAAACTGCACGCCAGAGGCAGCTCGAAGACCTGGGGCTCCGTGCAGCCCAGCAAGAGGAAGAAGGCCCCTCTTGTTTCCG GCCCTTACATCGTGTACATGCTGCAGGAGATCGACATCCTGGAGGACTGGACAGCCATCAAAAAG GCAAGAGCAGCCGTGTCCCCTCAGAAGAGAAAATCAGATG cccagcctccaggAAAGGAGCCCAGAGGGAGGCAGGGACTGTGTCAGATCAGTGACCTGAGAGAGTCAGGACGGTCTGGGTGTGAGGGCATTGTGGGAGCTACGGTGGGG GACCTTGACCCTGCTGTTCACAGCCAGGGGGCCCTTGGAGCAGCTGGCAGCAAACCCAGCATTTGA
- the BRMS1 gene encoding breast cancer metastasis-suppressor 1 isoform X3, protein MTHAEAWTGSRLRKKGSLGASGSPAAVDSTGCLRHLSGSLGREAGGPTPRGAQMPVQPPSKDTEEMEAEGDSAAEMNGEEEESEEERSGSQTESEEESSEMDDEGYERRRSECVSEMLDLEKQFSELKEKLFRERLSQLRVRLEEVGAERAPEYTEPLGGLQRSLKIRIQVAGIYKGFCLDVIRNKYECELQGAKQHLESEKLLLYDTLQGELQERIQRLEEDRQSLDISSAPPLLSVGAPGPRPVTCPLHQASCFLDPHCRPLHRVHAAGDRHPGGLDSHQKGKSSRVPSEEKIRWTLTLLFTARGPLEQLAANPAFELTCCRKAD, encoded by the exons ATGACGCATGCGGAAGCGTGGACAGGCTCTCGCCTCAGGAAAAAAGGCTCTCTCGGCGCTTCTGGGAGCCCCGCGGCGGTGGACAGTACCGGCTGCCTCCGGCACCTCTCAGGGAGTCTCGGACGTGAGGCCGGAGGCCCCACTCCCCGCGG AGCCCAGATGCCCGTCCAGCCTCCAAGCAAAgacacagaggagatggaagcagAGGGCGACTCAGCCGCCGAGATgaatggggaggaggaagagagcgaGGAGGAACGGAGCGGCAGCCAGACCGAGTCCGAGGAGGAGAGCTCAG AGATGGACGATGAGGGCTACGAGCGCCGCCGCAGCGAGTGCGTCAGTGAAATGCTGGACCTGGAGAAGCAGTTCTCGGAGCTGAAGGAGAA GTTGTTCAGGGAACGGCTGAGTCAGCTGCGGGTGCggctggaggaggtgggagctgAGAGGGCGCCCGAATACACAGAGCCTCTCGGGGGCCTGCAGCGGAGCCTCAAGATCCGCATTCAGGTGGCAG ggATTTACAAGGGCTTCTGTCTGGACGTGATCAGGAACAAGTACGAGTGTGAGCTGCAGGGAGCCAAGCAGCACCTGGAG AGTGAGAAGCTGCTGCTCTACGACACCCTGCAGGGGGAGCTGCAGGAGCGGATCCAGAGGCTGGAGGAGGACCGCCAGAGCCTGGACATCAGCTCTG CACCGCCTCTTCTGAGTGTTGGAGCTCCCGGGCCAAGGCCCGTCACCTGCCCCCTCCACCAGGCTTCCTGCTTCCTTGACCCCCATTGCAGGCCCTTACATCGTGTACATGCTGCAGGAGATCGACATCCTGGAGGACTGGACAGCCATCAAAAAG GCAAGAGCAGCCGTGTCCCCTCAGAAGAGAAAATCAGATG GACCTTGACCCTGCTGTTCACAGCCAGGGGGCCCTTGGAGCAGCTGGCAGCAAACCCAGCATTTGAACTTACCTGCTGCAGAAAGGCAGACTGA
- the BRMS1 gene encoding breast cancer metastasis-suppressor 1 isoform X5 has translation MTHAEAWTGSRLRKKGSLGASGSPAAVDSTGCLRHLSGSLGREAGGPTPRGAQMPVQPPSKDTEEMEAEGDSAAEMNGEEEESEEERSGSQTESEEESSEMDDEGYERRRSECVSEMLDLEKQFSELKEKLFRERLSQLRVRLEEVGAERAPEYTEPLGGLQRSLKIRIQVAGIYKGFCLDVIRNKYECELQGAKQHLESEKLLLYDTLQGELQERIQRLEEDRQSLDISSEWWDDKLHARGSSKTWGSVQPSKRKKAPLVSGPYIVYMLQEIDILEDWTAIKKARAAVSPQKRKSDGP, from the exons ATGACGCATGCGGAAGCGTGGACAGGCTCTCGCCTCAGGAAAAAAGGCTCTCTCGGCGCTTCTGGGAGCCCCGCGGCGGTGGACAGTACCGGCTGCCTCCGGCACCTCTCAGGGAGTCTCGGACGTGAGGCCGGAGGCCCCACTCCCCGCGG AGCCCAGATGCCCGTCCAGCCTCCAAGCAAAgacacagaggagatggaagcagAGGGCGACTCAGCCGCCGAGATgaatggggaggaggaagagagcgaGGAGGAACGGAGCGGCAGCCAGACCGAGTCCGAGGAGGAGAGCTCAG AGATGGACGATGAGGGCTACGAGCGCCGCCGCAGCGAGTGCGTCAGTGAAATGCTGGACCTGGAGAAGCAGTTCTCGGAGCTGAAGGAGAA GTTGTTCAGGGAACGGCTGAGTCAGCTGCGGGTGCggctggaggaggtgggagctgAGAGGGCGCCCGAATACACAGAGCCTCTCGGGGGCCTGCAGCGGAGCCTCAAGATCCGCATTCAGGTGGCAG ggATTTACAAGGGCTTCTGTCTGGACGTGATCAGGAACAAGTACGAGTGTGAGCTGCAGGGAGCCAAGCAGCACCTGGAG AGTGAGAAGCTGCTGCTCTACGACACCCTGCAGGGGGAGCTGCAGGAGCGGATCCAGAGGCTGGAGGAGGACCGCCAGAGCCTGGACATCAGCTCTG AGTGGTGGGATGACAAACTGCACGCCAGAGGCAGCTCGAAGACCTGGGGCTCCGTGCAGCCCAGCAAGAGGAAGAAGGCCCCTCTTGTTTCCG GCCCTTACATCGTGTACATGCTGCAGGAGATCGACATCCTGGAGGACTGGACAGCCATCAAAAAG GCAAGAGCAGCCGTGTCCCCTCAGAAGAGAAAATCAGATG GACCTTGA
- the BRMS1 gene encoding breast cancer metastasis-suppressor 1 isoform X6, which produces MGQSCQEGEWRMQKTGALMTAQMPVQPPSKDTEEMEAEGDSAAEMNGEEEESEEERSGSQTESEEESSEMDDEGYERRRSECVSEMLDLEKQFSELKEKLFRERLSQLRVRLEEVGAERAPEYTEPLGGLQRSLKIRIQVAGIYKGFCLDVIRNKYECELQGAKQHLESEKLLLYDTLQGELQERIQRLEEDRQSLDISSEWWDDKLHARGSSKTWGSVQPSKRKKAPLVSGPYIVYMLQEIDILEDWTAIKKARAAVSPQKRKSDAQPPGKEPRGRQGLCQISDLRESGRSGCEGIVGATVGDLDPAVHSQGALGAAGSKPSI; this is translated from the exons ATGGGACAGAGCTGTCAAGAGGGAGAGTGGAGGATGCAGAAGACGGGAGCACTGATGAC AGCCCAGATGCCCGTCCAGCCTCCAAGCAAAgacacagaggagatggaagcagAGGGCGACTCAGCCGCCGAGATgaatggggaggaggaagagagcgaGGAGGAACGGAGCGGCAGCCAGACCGAGTCCGAGGAGGAGAGCTCAG AGATGGACGATGAGGGCTACGAGCGCCGCCGCAGCGAGTGCGTCAGTGAAATGCTGGACCTGGAGAAGCAGTTCTCGGAGCTGAAGGAGAA GTTGTTCAGGGAACGGCTGAGTCAGCTGCGGGTGCggctggaggaggtgggagctgAGAGGGCGCCCGAATACACAGAGCCTCTCGGGGGCCTGCAGCGGAGCCTCAAGATCCGCATTCAGGTGGCAG ggATTTACAAGGGCTTCTGTCTGGACGTGATCAGGAACAAGTACGAGTGTGAGCTGCAGGGAGCCAAGCAGCACCTGGAG AGTGAGAAGCTGCTGCTCTACGACACCCTGCAGGGGGAGCTGCAGGAGCGGATCCAGAGGCTGGAGGAGGACCGCCAGAGCCTGGACATCAGCTCTG AGTGGTGGGATGACAAACTGCACGCCAGAGGCAGCTCGAAGACCTGGGGCTCCGTGCAGCCCAGCAAGAGGAAGAAGGCCCCTCTTGTTTCCG GCCCTTACATCGTGTACATGCTGCAGGAGATCGACATCCTGGAGGACTGGACAGCCATCAAAAAG GCAAGAGCAGCCGTGTCCCCTCAGAAGAGAAAATCAGATG cccagcctccaggAAAGGAGCCCAGAGGGAGGCAGGGACTGTGTCAGATCAGTGACCTGAGAGAGTCAGGACGGTCTGGGTGTGAGGGCATTGTGGGAGCTACGGTGGGG GACCTTGACCCTGCTGTTCACAGCCAGGGGGCCCTTGGAGCAGCTGGCAGCAAACCCAGCATTTGA
- the RIN1 gene encoding ras and Rab interactor 1 isoform X1 — MEAPGESGAGLLGAPSPTSFAPGHLEREKPAQDPLYDVPDAGGARAGGPQQPGRTVSLRERLLLTRPVWLQLRANAAAALHVLRTEPPGTFLVRKSNTRQCQALCMRLPEASGPSFVSSHYIQESPGGVSLEGSELVFLDLVQLICAYCHTRDILLLPLQLPRAICQAATRKELEAISHLGIEFWSSSLNTKAQPGPSEGPLLPRLKPRSPQELDQGTGAALCFFNPLFPGDLGPTKREKFKRSFKVRVSTETSSPLSPPAVPPPPVPVLPGTAPNQTERLPSRQLLRRESSVGYRVPGGTGPSLPPLPSLQEVDCGSPSSSEEEGVPGSQGSPATSPRLGRRRPLLRSMSAAFCSLLAPERQVGRAAAALMQDRHTAVGQLVQDLLTQVRAGPETQELQGIREALSRARAMLSAELGPEKLLPPERLECVLEKSLHRSVLKPLRPILVARLRRRLSTNGSLGRLAEGLCLARAQGPRAFGSHLSLPSPVEMEQVRQKLLQLLRAYSPSAQVKRLLQACKLLYTALRTQAGEGAGADEFLPLLSLVLAQCDLPELLLEAEYMSELLEPALLTGEGGYYLTSLSASLVLLSGLNEAHTLPLSPSQELQSSLSLWEQCRLPATHSFQHLLRVAYQDPSSGCTSKTLAVPPGASIAMLNKLCATKFRVTQPDTFSLFLYKEEDYHRLPPGALAHQLPTTGYLIYRRTEWRETQGTSPGAAPEEGSGRPEAEGREQEKGGRGDGDTKVKASPRDSRGESETMAEGGEDQARGGPAQPRGPEAEGSQAAEE; from the exons ATGGAAGCCCCTGGAGAGTCTGGAGCAGGCCTTCTCGGAGCCCCCAGCCCAACCAGCTTCGCACCTGGGCACCTGGAGAGAGAAAA GCCAGCGCAGGACCCGCTGTACGATGTGCCTGATGCCGGCGGGGCACGAGCAGGTGGGCCTCAGCAGCCCGGGCGCACCGTGAGCCTGCGGGAGCGCCTGCTGCTTACCCGGCCCGTGTGGCTGCAGCTGCGGGCCAACGCCGCGGCCGCGCTGCACGTGCTGAGGACCGAGCCCCCCGGG ACATTCCTGGTACGGAAATCTAACACTCGCCAGTGCCAAGCCTTGTGCATGCGGCTGCCCGAGGCCAGCGGCCCCTCCTTCGTCTCCAGCCACTACATCCAGGAGAGCCCTGGGG GCGTCTCCTTGGAGGGCTCAGAGCTTGTGTTCCTGGACCTGGTCCAGCTCATCTGTGCCTACTGCCACACCCG GGACATTCTTCTCCTCCCGCTTCAGCTCCCCAGAGCCATCTGCCAGGCAGCCACCCGCAAGGAGCTGGAAGCCATCTCCCATCTGGGCATTG AGTTCTGGAGCTCCTCCCTCAACACCAAGGCTCAGCCAGGCCCATCTGAAGGCCCACTGCTGCCCAGGCTGAAGCCCCGGTCCCCACAAGAGCTGGACCAGGGCACTGGAGCTGCCTTGTGTTTCTTCAACCCCTTGTTCCCAGGGGACCTGGGCCCCACCAAGCGGGAGAAATTCAAGAGGAGCTTCAAAGTGCGTGTGTCCACAGAGACCTCCagccccctgtctccaccagctGTGCCGCCTCCCCCAGTCCCAGTGCTGCCAGGGACAGCCCCCAACCAGACAGAAAGGTTGCCCTCTCGCCAGCTGCTGCGGAGGGAGAGCTCAGTGGGGTACCGTGTGCCAGGGGGCACCGGCCCCAGCCTCCCGCCACTGCCTTCCCTCCAGGAGGTGGATTGCGGCTCCCCCAGCAGCTCAGAGGAGGAGGGGGTGCCAGGGTCCCAGGGGAGCCCAGCAACCTCACCCCGCCTGGGCCGCCGGCGGCCGCTGCTTCGGTCCATGAGCGCTGCCTTCTGCTCCCTGCTGGCGCCCGAGCGGCAGGTGGGCCGGGCAGCCGCAGCGCTGATGCAGGACCGACACACAGCCGTGGGCCAGCTGGTGCAGGACCTACTGACCCAGGTGCGGGCCGGCCCTGAGACCCAGGAGCTGCAGGGTATCCGCGAGGCGCTGAGCCGGGCCCGAGCCATGCTGAGCGCGGAGCTGGGCCCGGAGAAGCTGCTGCCACCAGAAAGACTGG AATGCGTCCTGGAGAAGTCGCTGCATCGCTCCGTGCTCAAGCCTCTCCGGCCCATCCTGGTGGCCCGCCTGCGGCGCCGTCTTTCCACCAACGGCTCCCTGGGCCGCCTGGCTGAAGGCCTCTGCCTGGCCCGGGCCCAGGGCCCCAGAGCCTTCGGGTCCCACTTAAGCCTGCCCTCCCCAGTAGAGATGGAACAGGTGCGCCAGAAGCTACTGCAGCTACTTCGTGCCTACTCACCCAGCGCCCAGGTCAAGCGGCTCCTGCAGGCCTGCAAGCTGCTCTACACAGCCTTGAGGACCCAGGCAG GGGAGGGTGCAGGGGCCGATGAATTCCTCCCACTGCTGAGCCTCGTCCTGGCCCAGTGCGACCTTCCTGAGCTGCTGCTGGAGGCCGAGTACATGTCAGAGCTGCTGGAGCCTGCCTTGCTCACTGGAGAGG GCGGCTACTACCTGACCAGCCTCTCGGCCAGCCTGGTCCTGCTGAGTGGCCTGAACGAGGCCCACACCCTCCCGCTGAGCCCCTCGCAGGAGCTGCAGTCCTCCCTCAGCCTCTGGGAGCAGTGCCGCCTGCCCGCCACCCACAGCTTCCAG CACCTCCTCCGCGTAGCCTATCAGGACCCCAGCAGTGGCTGTACCTCCAAGACGCTAGCCGTGCCCCCAGGGGCCTCGATTGCCATGCTGAATAAGCTCTGTGCCACCAAGTTCCGGGTGACCCAGCCTGATACTTTCAGCCTCTTCCTATACAAGGAGGAGGACTACCACCGCCTGCCCCCCGGAGCCCTGGCCCACCAGCTCCCCACCACCGGCTACCTCATCTATCGCCGGACAGAGTGGCGCGAGACCCAGGGCACCTCCCCGGGGGCTGCCCCAGAGGAGGGCAGTGGGAGGCcagaggcagagggcagggagcAGGAGAAAGGGGGCCGGGGAGATGGGGACACCAAGGTCAAAGCCAGTCCCAGGGACAGCAGGGGAGAGTCTGAGACGATGGCCGAGGGGGGCGAGGACCAGGCCAGGGGAGGCCCTGCCCAGCCAAGGGGGCCAGAGGCTGAGGGAAGCCAGGCAGCAGAGGAGTAG
- the RIN1 gene encoding ras and Rab interactor 1 isoform X2, with the protein MRLPEASGPSFVSSHYIQESPGGVSLEGSELVFLDLVQLICAYCHTRDILLLPLQLPRAICQAATRKELEAISHLGIEFWSSSLNTKAQPGPSEGPLLPRLKPRSPQELDQGTGAALCFFNPLFPGDLGPTKREKFKRSFKVRVSTETSSPLSPPAVPPPPVPVLPGTAPNQTERLPSRQLLRRESSVGYRVPGGTGPSLPPLPSLQEVDCGSPSSSEEEGVPGSQGSPATSPRLGRRRPLLRSMSAAFCSLLAPERQVGRAAAALMQDRHTAVGQLVQDLLTQVRAGPETQELQGIREALSRARAMLSAELGPEKLLPPERLECVLEKSLHRSVLKPLRPILVARLRRRLSTNGSLGRLAEGLCLARAQGPRAFGSHLSLPSPVEMEQVRQKLLQLLRAYSPSAQVKRLLQACKLLYTALRTQAGEGAGADEFLPLLSLVLAQCDLPELLLEAEYMSELLEPALLTGEGGYYLTSLSASLVLLSGLNEAHTLPLSPSQELQSSLSLWEQCRLPATHSFQHLLRVAYQDPSSGCTSKTLAVPPGASIAMLNKLCATKFRVTQPDTFSLFLYKEEDYHRLPPGALAHQLPTTGYLIYRRTEWRETQGTSPGAAPEEGSGRPEAEGREQEKGGRGDGDTKVKASPRDSRGESETMAEGGEDQARGGPAQPRGPEAEGSQAAEE; encoded by the exons ATGCGGCTGCCCGAGGCCAGCGGCCCCTCCTTCGTCTCCAGCCACTACATCCAGGAGAGCCCTGGGG GCGTCTCCTTGGAGGGCTCAGAGCTTGTGTTCCTGGACCTGGTCCAGCTCATCTGTGCCTACTGCCACACCCG GGACATTCTTCTCCTCCCGCTTCAGCTCCCCAGAGCCATCTGCCAGGCAGCCACCCGCAAGGAGCTGGAAGCCATCTCCCATCTGGGCATTG AGTTCTGGAGCTCCTCCCTCAACACCAAGGCTCAGCCAGGCCCATCTGAAGGCCCACTGCTGCCCAGGCTGAAGCCCCGGTCCCCACAAGAGCTGGACCAGGGCACTGGAGCTGCCTTGTGTTTCTTCAACCCCTTGTTCCCAGGGGACCTGGGCCCCACCAAGCGGGAGAAATTCAAGAGGAGCTTCAAAGTGCGTGTGTCCACAGAGACCTCCagccccctgtctccaccagctGTGCCGCCTCCCCCAGTCCCAGTGCTGCCAGGGACAGCCCCCAACCAGACAGAAAGGTTGCCCTCTCGCCAGCTGCTGCGGAGGGAGAGCTCAGTGGGGTACCGTGTGCCAGGGGGCACCGGCCCCAGCCTCCCGCCACTGCCTTCCCTCCAGGAGGTGGATTGCGGCTCCCCCAGCAGCTCAGAGGAGGAGGGGGTGCCAGGGTCCCAGGGGAGCCCAGCAACCTCACCCCGCCTGGGCCGCCGGCGGCCGCTGCTTCGGTCCATGAGCGCTGCCTTCTGCTCCCTGCTGGCGCCCGAGCGGCAGGTGGGCCGGGCAGCCGCAGCGCTGATGCAGGACCGACACACAGCCGTGGGCCAGCTGGTGCAGGACCTACTGACCCAGGTGCGGGCCGGCCCTGAGACCCAGGAGCTGCAGGGTATCCGCGAGGCGCTGAGCCGGGCCCGAGCCATGCTGAGCGCGGAGCTGGGCCCGGAGAAGCTGCTGCCACCAGAAAGACTGG AATGCGTCCTGGAGAAGTCGCTGCATCGCTCCGTGCTCAAGCCTCTCCGGCCCATCCTGGTGGCCCGCCTGCGGCGCCGTCTTTCCACCAACGGCTCCCTGGGCCGCCTGGCTGAAGGCCTCTGCCTGGCCCGGGCCCAGGGCCCCAGAGCCTTCGGGTCCCACTTAAGCCTGCCCTCCCCAGTAGAGATGGAACAGGTGCGCCAGAAGCTACTGCAGCTACTTCGTGCCTACTCACCCAGCGCCCAGGTCAAGCGGCTCCTGCAGGCCTGCAAGCTGCTCTACACAGCCTTGAGGACCCAGGCAG GGGAGGGTGCAGGGGCCGATGAATTCCTCCCACTGCTGAGCCTCGTCCTGGCCCAGTGCGACCTTCCTGAGCTGCTGCTGGAGGCCGAGTACATGTCAGAGCTGCTGGAGCCTGCCTTGCTCACTGGAGAGG GCGGCTACTACCTGACCAGCCTCTCGGCCAGCCTGGTCCTGCTGAGTGGCCTGAACGAGGCCCACACCCTCCCGCTGAGCCCCTCGCAGGAGCTGCAGTCCTCCCTCAGCCTCTGGGAGCAGTGCCGCCTGCCCGCCACCCACAGCTTCCAG CACCTCCTCCGCGTAGCCTATCAGGACCCCAGCAGTGGCTGTACCTCCAAGACGCTAGCCGTGCCCCCAGGGGCCTCGATTGCCATGCTGAATAAGCTCTGTGCCACCAAGTTCCGGGTGACCCAGCCTGATACTTTCAGCCTCTTCCTATACAAGGAGGAGGACTACCACCGCCTGCCCCCCGGAGCCCTGGCCCACCAGCTCCCCACCACCGGCTACCTCATCTATCGCCGGACAGAGTGGCGCGAGACCCAGGGCACCTCCCCGGGGGCTGCCCCAGAGGAGGGCAGTGGGAGGCcagaggcagagggcagggagcAGGAGAAAGGGGGCCGGGGAGATGGGGACACCAAGGTCAAAGCCAGTCCCAGGGACAGCAGGGGAGAGTCTGAGACGATGGCCGAGGGGGGCGAGGACCAGGCCAGGGGAGGCCCTGCCCAGCCAAGGGGGCCAGAGGCTGAGGGAAGCCAGGCAGCAGAGGAGTAG